One segment of Sesamum indicum cultivar Zhongzhi No. 13 linkage group LG4, S_indicum_v1.0, whole genome shotgun sequence DNA contains the following:
- the LOC105159666 gene encoding protein trichome birefringence — MADITKYAPINGATLFSQLKAHLRTRPTVTLAYAFVFLFIAFTIFLAFTPSSNSSSPWFTNIFSLSTTTTSQGSSPSSSIFSDDSYRSHFSSIYNYFFPNSPSQSYNSSPTSNAGSQNTSSLPPNLNNQPPVEGNQTSDEAIPHKVEVLKPNNATLLTQTPSVNQTVNNNTTSSPTPSSELSKGSADVKNQTTIGVTSSPGTANKTVNSSPNSTSGEKNVSGNGQVGIAEKGMVKNLTSSLMKKQNNGTNDSAGKQGIADLIKSLMNCDLFDGNWVKDDSYPLYNPGSCSLIDEQFNCFLNGRPDNGYHKLKWKPKGCTLPRLDGSHMLELLRGKRLVFVGDSLNRNMWESLICILRNSVKDQNKVYEEFGRHHFRAEASYSFVFEEYKCTVEFFVAPFLVQEWEVAGKNGTTKETLRLDLISRSADKYKNADIIVFNTGHWWTHEKTSTGKDYYQEGSHIYKDLNVLEAFRKALTTWGRWIDANINPMKSLVFFRGYSASHFSGGQWNSGGQCDNETEPIKNETYLTPYPQKMTVLEKVLRGMKTHVTYLNVTRMTDYRKDGHPSIYRKQHLSDEERRSPLSFQDCSHWCLPGVPDAWNEILYAELLVKLNQKRP; from the exons ATGGCAGATATAACAAAGTATGCGCCCATCAATGGCGCCACTTTGTTCTCACAACTCAAAGCCCACCTCAGAACAAGACCAACTGTGACTCTCGCCTAtgcctttgtttttcttttcatcgCCTTCACCATTTTTCTTGCCTTCACCCCTTCTTCTAactcttcttctccatggttCACTAACATTTTTTCCCTCTCCACTACCACTACTTCTCAAggttcttctccttcttcttcaattttctcaGATGACTCTTATAgatctcatttttcttctatttataattatttcttccCAAACTCACCCTCACAATCCTACAATTCTTCACCAACCAGCAATGCTGGATCTCAAAACACCTCTTCTTTGCCACCCAATTTGAATAACCAGCCTCCTGTTGAGGGAAACCAGACTTCCGATGAAGCTATACCTCACAAAGTTGAAGTCTTGAAGCCGAATAATGCTACTCTTTTGACACAGACGCCTTCTGTAAATCAGACTGTGAATAACAATACTACAAGCTCACCAACACCCTCTTCTGAGTTGAGCAAAGGGTCAGCAGATGTCAAGAATCAGACCACAATTGGGGTCACAAGCTCTCCAGGGACCGCCAATAAGACTGTGAATTCATCTCCCAACTCTACCTCTGGAGAGAAAAATGTTTCTGGAAACGGACAAGTGGGAATAGCTGAGAAGGGTATGGTCAAGAATTTAACTTCTTCTCtgatgaagaaacaaaataacGGGACGAATGATTCTGCCGGGAAACAAGGAATTGCTGATCTAATAAAGTCCCTGATGAATTGTGATCTGTTTGACGGGAATTGGGTGAAGGATGACTCTTATCCGCTGTATAATCCTGGTTCTTGTTCTCTGATTGATGAACAATTCAACTGTTTCCTCAATGGTAGGCCTGATAATGGTTACCACAAACTCAAATGGAAGCCAAAGGGTTGCACTCTCCCAAG GTTGGATGGAAGTCATATGTTGGAATTGTTGAGAGGAAAGCGACTAGTTTTCGTTGGCGATTCTCTCAACAGAAACATGTGGGAGTCTCTGATTTGCATCCTGAGGAACTCTGTGAAAGATCAGAACAAAGTTTATGAAGAATTCGGCAGGCACCATTTCCGGGCAGAAGCTTCTTATTCCTTTGTCTTTGAA GAATATAAATGCACAGTGGAGTTTTTCGTAGCTCCTTTCCTCGTTCAAGAATGGGAAGTTGCAGGGAAAAATGGTACTACAAAGGAAACACTTCGACTCGATCTGATCAGCAGGTCTGCcgataaatacaaaaatgcaGACATCATCGTGTTCAATACGGGACACTGGTGGACTCATGAGAAGACTTCCACAGG GAAGGACTATTATCAAGAGGGCAGCCATATCTACAAGGATTTAAATGTTCTCGAGGCTTTTCGGAAAGCTTTGACGACGTGGGGAAGGTGGATTGATGCCAACATCAATCCCATGAAGTCTCTTGTGTTCTTCAGAGGCTATTCAGCATCTCATTTCAG TGGAGGGCAGTGGAATTCTGGGGGGCAATGTGACAACGAAACGGAGCCAATAAAGAATGAGACGTATCTCACACCGTACCCCCAAAAGATGACTGTTTTGGAGAAAGTACTGAGAGGAATGAAAACTCATGTAACTTATCTCAACGTGACGAGGATGACAGATTATCGTAAGGACGGCCATCCATCGATATACCGCAAACAACATTTATCCGACGAGGAGAGGAGATCGCCCTTGAGTTTCCAAGACTGCAGCCATTGGTGCCTCCCTGGAGTTCCCGATGCTTGGAACGAGATACTTTATGCAGAACTCTTGGTGAAACTGAACCAAAAAAGGCCGTAA
- the LOC105159659 gene encoding probable protein kinase At2g41970 isoform X2, whose product MSCCGGGEEELTTGPPANQYTAPPKSGGERGEPKTSAARGGAPQKVLPIEIPAISLDELNRLTGNFGTKALIGEGSYGRVYYAKLSSGEEAAIKKLDTSSSPDAPDTDFAAQLSMVSRLKSDNFVALLGYCLEPNNRILAYEYATMGSLHDVLHGRKGVQGAEPGPVLTWNQRVKIAHGAAKGLEFLHEKCQPSIVHRDVRSSNVLLFDDFVAKIADFSLTNQSSDTAARLHSTRVLGTFGYHAPEYAMTGQITQKSDVYSFGVVLLELLTGRKPVDHTMPKGQQSLVTWATPRLSEDKVKQCVDPKLNDEYPPKAIAKMAAVAALCVQYEADFRPNMTIVVKALQPLLNSKPAGPESNA is encoded by the exons atgtCGTGTTGTGGAGGTGGAGAAGAGGAGCTTACTACCGGTCCTCCAGCCAACCAATACACCGCCCCCCCTAAGTCCG GCGGTGAAAGAGGAGAGCCAAAGACTTCTGCTGCAAGAGGTGGAGCACCTCAGAAAGTTTTGCCTATTGAGATACCGGCAATTTCCTTGGACGAGCTAAACAGACTGACGGGTAATTTTGGAACAAAAGCTCTGATCGGAGAGGGGTCTTACGGTCGGGTTTATTATGCCAAGTTGAGCAGTGGAGAGGAAGCAGCAATCAAAAAGCTAGATACCAGTTCATCCCCTGATGCACCAGACACTGATTTTGCAGCCCAG CTATCCATGGTGTCAAGGCTCAAGAGTGATAATTTTGTGGCGTTGCTTGGGTACTGCCTGGAACCAAACAACCGAATTTTGGCTTACGAATATGCCACAATGGGCTCTTTGCATGATGTTCTACATG GTAGAAAAGGAGTGCAAGGGGCAGAACCAGGTCCAGTTCTTACCTGGAATCAGAGAGTGAAGATTGCCCATGGTGCAGCCAAAGGCCTTGAGTTTCTGCACGAGAAATGTCAGCCTTCGATTGTCCACCGTGATGTCAGGTCCAGCAACGTGCTGCTGTTTGATGATTTTGTGGCCAAAATTGCTGATTTCAGCTTGACGAACCAGTCTTCTGATACAGCAGCTCGGTTGCACTCCACAAGGGTCCTCGGAACATTTGGCTACCACGCTCCAGA GTATGCGATGACTGGGCAGATAACTCAGAAAAGTGATGTTTACAGCTTTGGGGTGGTTCTTTTAGAACTTCTGACAGGGAGAAAGCCAGTAGATCATACCATGCCAAAAGGGCAACAGAGTCTGGTTACCTGG GCAACTCCAAGATTGAGTGAAGATAAAGTGAAGCAATGTGTGGATCCCAAGCTAAATGATGAGTACCCACCAAAAGCTATTGCAAAG ATGGCGGCCGTTGCAGCGCTATGTGTGCAATATGAAGCAGATTTCCGGCCAAACATGACCATCGTCGTGAAAGCTTTGCAGCCACTTCTAAACTCTAAACCAGCTGGTCCTGAATCTAATGCATAG
- the LOC105159664 gene encoding activator of 90 kDa heat shock protein ATPase homolog — protein sequence MARMGEGDKRWIVEDRPDGTNVHNWHWSETDCLEWSRNFLSNLLSDKTLLSGEGNIFIKTKKLEKLEGEAYVNVRKGKIIPGYELNLVLSYQAEAKDSDGSSVILSTEGSVEVPYISDENAGEDPEIRITIKDDGPIGKRLKEAFIAKGKPFVFEKIREYVDLMAKGGPAKDDLEAKKVTAKKPAASNSAANNSSSVAKEVKKKDEKKKEGFKTITMSEKFSCRARDLYEILMDENRWKGFTQSNARISKEVGGEFSIFDGSVTGKNLELQEGKLIVQQWRFGSWPDGIVSRVRLTFDEPESGVTIVKLTHTDVPEEDRYGNATVVENTERGWRDLIFHKIRAVFGFGI from the exons ATGGCTAGAATGGGCGAAGGCGACAAGCGCTGGATCGTGGAAGACCGTCCTGACGGCACCAACGTCCACAACTGGCACTGGTCTGAAACCGATTGTCTTGAGTGGTCTAGGAATTTCCTCAGTAACCTTCTGTCCGACAAGACCCTTCTCTCCGGCGAAGGGAATATATTCATCAAGACCAAGAAACTTGAGAAACTTGAGGGAGAAGCCTACGTCAATGTTCGTAAGGGCAAGATAATACCTGGGTATGAGTTGAATTTGGTTCTTTCTTACCAGGCTGAGGCCAAAGATTCTGATGGAAGTTCGGTGATCTTGAGCACTGAGGGTTCTGTCGAAGTGCCTTATATTTCCGATGAGAATGCCGGTGAGGATCCCGAGATTAGAATTACTATTAAAGACGACGGGCCGATTGGGAAAAGGTTGAAGGAGGCTTTCATTGCTAAGGGGAAGCCTTTTGTGTTCGAAAAAATTAGGGAATATGTAGATTTAATGGCAAAAGGTGGGCCTGCTAAGGATGATTTGGAAGCCAAGAAAGTTACTGCCAAGAAACCAGCTGCGAGTAATAGTGCGGCTAATAATAGCAGTTCGGTTGCAAAGGAGGTtaagaagaaagatgaaaagaaaaaggagggtTTTAAGACGATAACAATGAGCGAGAAGTTTAGTTGTCGAGCGAGGGATTTGTATGAGATCTTGATGGACGAAAATAGGTGGAAGGGGTTTACACAGAGCAATGCGAGAATAAGTAAGGAGGTCGGAGGGGAATTCAGTATCTTTGATGGGTCCGTGACAGGGAAGAATTTGGAGTTGCAGGAAGGGAAATTGATTGTTCAGCAGTGGAGGTTTGGGAGCTGGCCTGATGGCATTGTGTCCAGG GTGCGCCTTACTTTTGATGAGCCTGAATCAGGGGTAACAATTGTTAAGCTCACACACACTGATGTGCCAGAGGAGGACAG GTATGGGAATGCAACTGTGGTCGAGAATACTGAGAGGGGATGGAGAGATcttatatttcacaaaatacGGGCGGTTTTTGGTTTTGGAATATGA
- the LOC105159661 gene encoding E3 ubiquitin-protein ligase SINAT2, whose amino-acid sequence MAPGGGAFKEAIESHSKYLNSEMSMMKAEIGNTPIRSSTSVAEKHGINGVHELLQCPSCADSMYPPIHQCPNGHTLCANCRRVHSCCPTCRFELGNIRCLALEKVAESLELPCRYQSLGCRGLFPYYNKLKHEKHCSFRPYTCPYASSECSVTGDIPFLVAHLKEDHSVDMHDGCTFNHRYVKSNPREVENATWMLTVFNCFGRQFCLHFEAFLLGTAPVYMAFLRFMGEDRDAKKFCYTLEVGAFGRKLVWQGVPRSIRDSHRKVRDSQDGLVIPRSLALYFSAGDGQELKLRVTGRIWKV is encoded by the exons ATGGCTCCAGGAGGAGGTGCTTTCAAAGAGGCCATTGAATCAcactcaaaatatttaaattctgaAATGTCAATGATGAAGGCAGAGATTGGTAATACTCCTATAAGAAGTAGTACTTCAGTGGCAGAAAAGCATGGCATAAATGGTGTTCATGAGCTTCTTCAGTGCCCTTCTTGTGCAGATTCAATGTATCCTCCCATTCATCAG TGCCCAAATGGCCACACCTTGTGTGCGAACTGCAGAAGAGTTCACAGCTGCTGCCCAACTTGCCGTTTCGAGCTCGGGAACATAAGGTGTTTAGCTTTGGAGAAAGTGGCTGAATCTTTGGAACTTCCCTGCAGATATCAAAGTCTTGGCTGCCGTGGTTTATTCCCTTACTACAACAAGCTCAAGCATGAAAAACACTGCTCATTTCGGCCATACACATGTCCGTATGCAAGTTCAGAATGCTCCGTAACTGGTGATATTCCATTCCTTGTGGCTCATCTAAAGGAGGATCACTCTGTTGATATGCATGATGGATGTACTTTCAACCATAGATATGTCAAGTCAAATCCTCGTGAGGTTGAAAATGCTACATGGATGCTGACT GTGTTCAACTGTTTTGGGAGACAGTTCTGCTTGCACTTTGAAGCCTTCTTACTTGGGACAGCACCTGTCTATATGGCCTTCCTGCGTTTCATGGGCGAAGACCGCGATGCCAAAAAGTTCTGCTACACATTGGAAGTTGGGGCATTTGGCCGTAAGCTAGTATGGCAAGGAGTTCCAAGAAGCATCCGCGACAGTCACAGGAAAGTCCGTGATAGTCAAGATGGACTCGTAATTCCAAGGAGCTTGGCACTTTACTTCTCAGCTGGGGATGGTCAAGAACTTAAACTGAGGGTTACAGGTCGGATATGGAAAGTGTAA
- the LOC105159659 gene encoding probable protein kinase At2g41970 isoform X1 has translation MSCCGGGEEELTTGPPANQYTAPPKSGNPYAGGGGGERGEPKTSAARGGAPQKVLPIEIPAISLDELNRLTGNFGTKALIGEGSYGRVYYAKLSSGEEAAIKKLDTSSSPDAPDTDFAAQLSMVSRLKSDNFVALLGYCLEPNNRILAYEYATMGSLHDVLHGRKGVQGAEPGPVLTWNQRVKIAHGAAKGLEFLHEKCQPSIVHRDVRSSNVLLFDDFVAKIADFSLTNQSSDTAARLHSTRVLGTFGYHAPEYAMTGQITQKSDVYSFGVVLLELLTGRKPVDHTMPKGQQSLVTWATPRLSEDKVKQCVDPKLNDEYPPKAIAKMAAVAALCVQYEADFRPNMTIVVKALQPLLNSKPAGPESNA, from the exons atgtCGTGTTGTGGAGGTGGAGAAGAGGAGCTTACTACCGGTCCTCCAGCCAACCAATACACCGCCCCCCCTAAGTCCGGTAATCCATATGCTGGTGGTGGag GCGGTGAAAGAGGAGAGCCAAAGACTTCTGCTGCAAGAGGTGGAGCACCTCAGAAAGTTTTGCCTATTGAGATACCGGCAATTTCCTTGGACGAGCTAAACAGACTGACGGGTAATTTTGGAACAAAAGCTCTGATCGGAGAGGGGTCTTACGGTCGGGTTTATTATGCCAAGTTGAGCAGTGGAGAGGAAGCAGCAATCAAAAAGCTAGATACCAGTTCATCCCCTGATGCACCAGACACTGATTTTGCAGCCCAG CTATCCATGGTGTCAAGGCTCAAGAGTGATAATTTTGTGGCGTTGCTTGGGTACTGCCTGGAACCAAACAACCGAATTTTGGCTTACGAATATGCCACAATGGGCTCTTTGCATGATGTTCTACATG GTAGAAAAGGAGTGCAAGGGGCAGAACCAGGTCCAGTTCTTACCTGGAATCAGAGAGTGAAGATTGCCCATGGTGCAGCCAAAGGCCTTGAGTTTCTGCACGAGAAATGTCAGCCTTCGATTGTCCACCGTGATGTCAGGTCCAGCAACGTGCTGCTGTTTGATGATTTTGTGGCCAAAATTGCTGATTTCAGCTTGACGAACCAGTCTTCTGATACAGCAGCTCGGTTGCACTCCACAAGGGTCCTCGGAACATTTGGCTACCACGCTCCAGA GTATGCGATGACTGGGCAGATAACTCAGAAAAGTGATGTTTACAGCTTTGGGGTGGTTCTTTTAGAACTTCTGACAGGGAGAAAGCCAGTAGATCATACCATGCCAAAAGGGCAACAGAGTCTGGTTACCTGG GCAACTCCAAGATTGAGTGAAGATAAAGTGAAGCAATGTGTGGATCCCAAGCTAAATGATGAGTACCCACCAAAAGCTATTGCAAAG ATGGCGGCCGTTGCAGCGCTATGTGTGCAATATGAAGCAGATTTCCGGCCAAACATGACCATCGTCGTGAAAGCTTTGCAGCCACTTCTAAACTCTAAACCAGCTGGTCCTGAATCTAATGCATAG
- the LOC105159662 gene encoding gamma-tubulin complex component 3, with the protein MDDDDHRVVDLVKELVHRLLCTSSQNPNPPSFTQQEYNQALKYSLRILSSRMTPSIAPDDSAMAESIKRRLATAGKSSEALTFADLYAKFSHKNGPGSVRNKWAVLYLLKTISEDRKVRKNQFSNRISNGFLDSALAGGLPTLFEGDEISGGSGEFGNSSVGRSTDGFVDLRGSSENVRNLRGFSILENEKNEVSLSGLTANMKKLKVLGDASSSLRTREHVEKRYNGGILVVSKDPENIRDMAYRDFVDLIKEENEVTEVILVRDVLYACQGIDGKYVKFDEKADAYVLPELIKVPRATRIMVRKLCELGWLFRKVKAYITESLDRFPAEDVGTVGQAFCAALQDELSDYYKLLAVLEAQAMNPIPLVSENASSGNYLSLRRLSVWFSEPLVKMRLMAVLVDSCKVLKGGAMAGAIHMHAQHGDPLVNDFMKRSLRRVCSPLFEMVRTWVLEGELEDIFAEFFVLSQPVKAESLWREGYRLHAAMLPSFISQSLAQRILRTGKSINFLRVCCEDRGWADAATEAAAAAGTSTGRGGLGYGKTDALESLVTEAARRIDKHLLDVMYKQYKFKEHCLAIKRYLLLGQGDFVQYLMDIVGPELSEAANTISSFKLAGLLESAIRSSNAQYDDPDILERLRVKMMPHNTGDRGWDVFSLEYDTSVPLNTVFTESVMSRYLRIFNFLWKLRRVEHALIGVWKNMKPNCVTSRFFVKLPDAVKLHLILTSRKCQVLWDEMNHFVSNLQYYIMFEVLEVSWSNLVKELEAAKDLDDLLAAHEKYLYSIIEKSLLGERSQNLNKILFTLFDLILRFRSQADRLYEGINELQSRTTDSSSQDKARLQRPSNKKFSESGSWLGEGRKDLTRRAGEFLRNMGQDIDAIAKEYSSVFDGFISQLPIQQHVDLKFLMFRLDFTEFYSQLRPSTGGKLLL; encoded by the exons ATGGACGATGACGACCATAGAGTCGTAGATCTAGTCAAAGAGCTGGTGCACCGGTTACTCTGCACTTcctcccaaaaccctaatcccCCCTCCTTTACTCAGCAAGAGTACAATCAAGCCCTGAAATACTCCCTTCGGATACTCTCCAGCCGCATGACCCCCTCCATTGCCCCCGACGACTCCGCTATGGCCGAATCTATCAAGCGACGTCTCGCCACCGCTGGTAAGTCCTCCGAAGCCCTAACTTTTGCCGATCTTTATGCAAAGTTTTCTCACAAAAATGGACCGGGAAGCGTGAGGAATAAGTGGGCGGTGCTCTACTTGCTCAAGACTATATCTGAGGACCGGAAAGTAAGGAAAAATCAGTTTTCCAATAGAATTTCTAATGGGTTTTTGGATTCTGCGTTGGCGGGCGGGTTACCCACATTGTTTGAGGGTGATGAGATAAGTGGCGGTTCTGGTGAATTTGGGAATTCGAGTGTTGGAAGGTCTACCGATGGCTTTGTTGATTTGAGGGGTTCGTCCGAAAATGTTAGGAATTTGAGAGGTTTCAGTATCTTAGAGAATGAGAAGAATGAGGTTAGTCTTAGTGGTTTGACTGCGAATATGAAGAAATTGAAGGTTTTGGGGGATGCTTCTAGTAGTTTGAGGACAAGGGAGCATGTGGAAAAGAGATATAATGGAGGCATATTGGTAGTGTCCAAGGACCCTGAAAATATTCGTGATATGGCGTATAGGGATTTCGTGGATTTGATTAAGGAAGAAAATGAGGTTACAGAAGTGATTCTGGTGAGAGATGTGCTCTATGCGTGTCAAGGGATTGATGGAAAGTATGTCAAGTTTGATGAAAAGGCAGATGCATATGTGCTGCCAGAGTTAATTAAGGTACCAAGGGCTACTAGGATTATGGTTCGGAAGCTCTGTGAACTTGGCTGGCTGTTTAGGAAAGTGAAGGCATATATAACAGAAAGTTTGGATCGGTTTCCAGCTGAGGATGTTGGAACTGTTGGGCAGGCATTTTGTGCTGCATTACAAGATGAATTGTCAGACTATTATAAGTTGCTGGCTGTGCTTGAGGCACAAGCAATGAATCCAATTCCATTAGTTTCAGAAAATGCAAGCTCGGGGAACTATCTTTCCTTGAGGAGACTGTCAGTTTGGTTTTCTGAACCCCTGGTGAAGATGAGGCTTATGGCTGTTTTAGTCGACAGCTGTAAGGTCCTAAAAGGTGGGGCCATGGCTGGGGCAATCCATATGCATGCTCAACATGGAGATCCACTTGTGAATGATTTCATGAAGAGGTCACTTCGCCGGGTTTGTTCACCACTTTTTGAAATGGTAAGGACTTGGGTTTTGGAAGGGGAGCTTGAAGATATTTTTGCAGAGTTCTTTGTCTTAAGCCAACCAGTGAAAGCAGAGTCTCTTTGGAGGGAAGGTTATCGGCTCCATGCAGCAATGCTTCCTTCCTTCATTTCTCAGTCTCTTGCTCAGCGCATCTTGAGAACTGGGAAGTCAATTAATTTCCTTCGAGTTTGTTGTGAGGATCGAGGTTGGGCTGATGCTGCAACAGAAGCAGCTGCAGCAGCTGGGACCAGTACTGGGAGAGGTGGCCTTGGATATGGTAAGACCGATGCCCTTGAATCTTTGGTTACAGAAGCAGCAAGAAGGATAGATAAGCATTTGTTGGATGTAATGTATAAACAGTATAAGTTCAAGGAACATTGCCTTGCAATCAAGAGATATTTGCTTCTAGGGCAAGGTGATTTTGTCCAGTACCTAATGGATATTGTTGGGCCAGAGCTGTCTGAGGCAGCCAATACCATAAGCTCATTCAAGCTTGCTGGATTATTGGAAAGTGCAATTAGGTCGTCGAATGCACAGTATGATGATCCTGATATACTTGAAAGGTTAAGGGTGAAAATGATGCCGCATAACACAGGGGATAGGGGCTGGGATGTGTTTTCATTGGAATACGATACAAGCGTTCCACTAAATACTGTTTTTACAGAATCTGTTATGTCTAGGTATCTGAGaatctttaactttttgtgGAAGCTTAGAAGGGTAGAGCATGCATTGATTGGTGTCtggaaaaatatgaaaccaAACTGTGTCACTTCACGGTTCTTTGTTAAATTACCAGATGCTGTTAAGTTGCATTTGATATTGACATCAAGGAAGTGCCAAGTTCTCTGGGATGAGATGAATCATTTTGTTTCAAATCTGCAGTACTACATCATGTTTGAAGTCTTGGAAGTGTCATGGTCTAATTTGGTAAAGGAATTAGAAGCAGCTAAAGATCTTGATGATCTACTCGCAGCACATGAGAAGTACCTGTACTCGATTATTGAAAAGTCTCTCCTTGGAGAACGTTCCCAAAATCTGAATAAGATCCTCTTTACTTTATTTGATCTCATATTGCGCTTCCGCAGTCAGGCAGATCGACTGTATGAAGGCATAAATGAATTACAGTCAAG AACTACGGACTCTTCTTCTCAGGACAAAGCCAGATTGCAAAGGCCatcaaataagaaattttcagAATCTGGGTCATGGCTTGGTGAAGGCAGGAAAGACCTTACAAGACGTGCTGGAGAATTTCTTCGAAATATGGGACAAGATATAGATGCAATTGCAAAAGAATATTCATCTGTCTTTGACGGTTTTATTTCCCAATTGCCCATACAACAACATGTTGACTTAAAATTCCTTATGTTTCGACTTGACTTCACTGAATTTTATAGCCAGTTGAGACCCAGCACAGGCGGGAAGCTTTTGTTGTAG
- the LOC105159663 gene encoding DNA-3-methyladenine glycosylase, with product MLQLNIKTSYPKYYSFSSLLNQMNNKKRIQQTDKSVKITNPTKTIRKSSTTTIKVEPKPKSGAKPGSLFQEKDEIVPTTSVSSVFFERFSILSPDFYQIDALDLAPRLLGKYLKRDDVVLQITEVEAYRPNDSACHGRFGVTARTAPVFGTGGHAYVYLCYGLHMMLNVVADKEGIGAAVLIRSCAPVSGLETIQQRRGLKSEKPVLLTGPGKVGQALGVSTEWSNHPLFTPGGLELLDGPEPEKILIGPRVGIEYALPEHVNAPWRFAIAGSPWISAPKNTLRPP from the exons ATGCTTCAACTCAATATCAAAACTTCATACCCCAAATACTATTCCTTCTCTTCACTTCTTAACCAAATGAACAATAAGAAGAGGATTCAACAAACAGACAAATCCGTCAAGATCACTAACCCGACAAAAACCATTAGAAAAtcttccaccaccaccattaAAGTCGAGCCAAAACCAAAATCAGGAGCAAAACCCGGCTccctttttcaagaaaaggaCGAGATAGTGCCCACAACGTCGGTTTCTTCAGTTTTCTTTGAAAGATTTTCAATCTTGAGTCCCGATTTCTACCAAATTGATGCCCTTGATCTTGCCCCACGTTTGCTGGGTAAGTATCTCAAGAGAGATGATGTTGTTCTTCAGATAACTGAG GTCGAAGCTTATAGGCCAAATGACTCAGCTTGCCACGGTCGATTCGGCGTTACTGCAAGGACTGCCCCTGTT TTTGGAACAGGTGGTCATGCATACGTTTATCTTTGCTATGGTCTTCATATGATGCTCAATGTGGTGGCAGATAAGGAAGGAATTGGTGCAGCTGTCCTCATTCGTTCTTGTGCTCCAGTTAGTG GACTAGAAACCATCCAACAGCGCCGTGGTTTAAAATCTGAGAAGCCTGTTCTCCTTACAGGGCCTGgaaag GTTGGCCAAGCATTGGGAGTTTCAACAGAGTGGTCGAACCATCCTCTTTTTACTCCTG GTGGTTTGGAACTCTTAGATGGACCAGAGCCAGAGAAGATACTCATTGGTCCAAGAGTTGGTATAGAGTATGCTTTGCCTGAGCATGTTAATGCACCATGGAGATTCGCCATAGCCGGTTCTCCTTGGATAAGCGCACCAAAAAATACTCTCAGACCTCCCTAA
- the LOC105159665 gene encoding thioredoxin-like 3-1, chloroplastic, translated as MSILSPNPPHILYREIHHQHQHQLWSSVSGSLLPKSNGSGFDRSKNEWKGRGKRDLRAYAFWPELFKPAALEMEAIQDSQQFDEILEQAKQLSQPILVDWMAAWCRKCIYLKPKLEKLAAEYDTKLKFYYVDVNNVSQALVKRGNISKMPTIQIWKDGEMKAEVIGGHKAWLVIEEVREMIQQFV; from the exons ATGTCCATATTATCACCAAATCCTCCGCACATTCTCTATAGAGAAATCCACCACCAGCACCAGCACCAGCTCTGGAGCTCCGTATCCGGCTCTCTCTTGCCCAAATCAAACGGGTCCGGATTTGATCGGAGCAAGAATGAGTGGAAAGGGAGAGGAAAGAGAGATTTAAGAGCGTATGCATTCTGGCCCGAGTTATTCAAGCCTGCTGCTTTGGAGATGGAGGCTATTCAAGATTCCCAGCAGTTTGATGAGATTTTGGAGCAAGCTAAGCAGCTCTCACAACCCATTCTTGTTGATTG GATGGCTGCCTGGTGcagaaaatgcatttatcTGAAGCCAAAGTTGGAGAAACTGGCTGCTGAGTATGATACCAA GCTAAAATTTTACTATGTGGATGTCAACAACGTTTCTCAGGCTTTGGTAAAGCGTGGAAATATCTCA AAAATGCCAACAATTCAG ATATGGAAAGATGGAGAAATGAAAGCAGAGGTGATTGGAGGGCACAAGGCATGGCTTGTTATTGAAGAAGTGAGAGAAATGATCCAACAGTTTGTGTAG